The Shewanella sp. MTB7 genome includes a window with the following:
- the glsA gene encoding glutaminase A, giving the protein MSSLNSNIAELMKQAVEKCKDNKGGENASYIPFLASVPSELIGLAFVSVTGEVIKLQDAEYKFALESISKVLTLALALEQSGADAIHTKVGADPTGLPFNSVMALELHQGMPLTPLVNAGAMATVSLLKATDKEQRWDEILNFQSLLTNSKIELSDEVNQSEQTTNEHNRAIAYLLKSSDRMYSDPMDACEVYTRQCSTLINSVELATVGATLANGGVNPLSGKQLIKTENIPHILAEMVMEGLYDTSGDWAYDVGLPSKSGVGGGILSVIPNVGALAAFSPRLDPIGNSVRGQQMIKYVAQEMGWNLFTSQKH; this is encoded by the coding sequence ATGTCTTCTTTAAATTCGAATATTGCTGAGTTAATGAAGCAAGCTGTTGAAAAGTGTAAAGATAATAAAGGTGGTGAGAATGCGTCATATATTCCATTTTTGGCATCAGTTCCATCAGAGTTAATTGGACTAGCATTTGTCTCTGTTACTGGTGAAGTGATTAAACTCCAAGATGCTGAATATAAATTTGCGCTTGAGTCCATTTCTAAAGTCTTAACCTTGGCCTTGGCATTAGAGCAGTCAGGTGCTGACGCGATTCACACCAAAGTAGGCGCGGATCCAACAGGTTTACCTTTTAACTCTGTGATGGCGTTAGAGCTGCATCAAGGCATGCCTTTAACACCGCTAGTCAATGCCGGTGCGATGGCAACGGTGAGTTTGTTAAAAGCGACAGATAAAGAGCAGAGGTGGGACGAAATTCTGAATTTCCAGTCTCTTCTTACCAATAGCAAGATTGAGCTATCTGATGAGGTCAATCAATCGGAACAAACCACTAATGAGCATAATCGGGCGATTGCCTATTTGCTTAAATCATCAGATAGAATGTACTCAGATCCGATGGATGCATGTGAGGTTTACACTCGTCAGTGTTCGACCTTGATCAATAGCGTTGAACTCGCAACAGTAGGCGCAACCTTGGCCAATGGCGGGGTTAATCCACTGTCTGGGAAGCAACTCATTAAGACCGAAAACATTCCACATATTTTAGCTGAAATGGTGATGGAAGGGCTTTATGACACTTCCGGTGACTGGGCTTATGATGTTGGTTTACCCAGTAAGAGTGGTGTCGGTGGCGGCATACTTTCAGTCATTCCTAATGTTGGGGCGCTGGCCGCTTTTTCACCGCGTCTTGATCCTATTGGCAATAGTGTGCGTGGGCAGCAAATGATTAAATATGTTGCACAAGAAATGGGCTGGAATCTATTTACGAGTCAGAAGCACTAG
- the gadC gene encoding putative glutamine/gamma-aminobutyrate antiporter GadC: MTNEKKINNGRIGVFALAMLNVVAVVSLRGLPAEAEYGLSSVFYYVFAAVVFLVPVSLVAAELATGWSEKGGIFRWVGEAFGPRLALVAVFMLWIEVTVWFPTALTFGSVSLAFIGPDTTWDQALSENKFFILSIVLGIYWFATFVALRGTSAFAKLAKWGGLVGTIIPGIVLIVLGFSYLFFSGKPPQIELTWGNLIPDFSNFNNVVLAASIFLFYAGMEMNAIHVSEVDNAARNYPIAIAIAAIGTVSVFVLGTLAIAFIIPQQDISLTQSLLIAYDKLFAWAGIGWASPVVAACLALGVLAGVVGWVAGPSSALLVVAKGGYLPRFWQYTNKYGMATHIMLVQAILVTLISTIFVVLPSVQAAYQILSQLTVVLYLIMYLLMFAAAIHLRYSQPNRPRPYKIPGGDMGMWIIGGLGFIGSLIAFLFSYIPPNQISVGSPEEFVGFLVLLTLFFVAVPLIIYQIRKPHWKDPSVTDFAPFTWEIEDIHPGIINTSDKITHELNK, from the coding sequence ATGACGAATGAAAAAAAAATAAATAATGGGAGAATTGGTGTATTCGCGTTAGCAATGTTAAATGTCGTTGCTGTTGTTAGTTTACGTGGTCTCCCCGCGGAAGCTGAATATGGGTTAAGTTCGGTATTTTATTATGTATTTGCAGCCGTCGTATTTCTGGTTCCAGTTTCTCTGGTTGCTGCCGAGTTGGCAACTGGCTGGTCAGAAAAAGGCGGTATATTTCGTTGGGTAGGTGAAGCATTTGGTCCTCGGCTTGCCCTTGTCGCTGTATTTATGTTGTGGATTGAAGTCACGGTTTGGTTCCCAACTGCATTAACGTTTGGTTCGGTATCACTGGCATTTATTGGTCCTGATACGACTTGGGATCAAGCACTTTCAGAAAACAAATTCTTCATATTGTCGATTGTGTTAGGTATTTATTGGTTTGCAACTTTTGTCGCTCTTCGGGGGACATCTGCTTTTGCTAAACTGGCTAAGTGGGGTGGCCTAGTGGGCACTATCATACCTGGCATTGTGTTAATCGTGCTTGGTTTTTCTTATTTGTTTTTCTCTGGTAAGCCACCTCAAATAGAATTGACTTGGGGCAACCTTATTCCCGACTTTTCTAATTTTAATAATGTGGTACTCGCAGCCAGTATTTTCCTGTTCTATGCCGGTATGGAGATGAACGCCATTCATGTTTCAGAAGTCGATAATGCCGCGCGTAATTACCCTATTGCAATCGCCATTGCAGCAATTGGTACAGTGTCAGTGTTTGTTTTAGGTACCTTGGCGATTGCCTTTATCATTCCTCAACAAGACATCAGTTTAACCCAAAGCCTCTTGATAGCTTATGATAAGTTGTTTGCTTGGGCTGGTATTGGTTGGGCTTCACCGGTTGTCGCAGCGTGTCTAGCTCTTGGTGTCCTTGCGGGGGTTGTTGGTTGGGTCGCGGGCCCCTCTTCTGCACTGCTAGTTGTCGCTAAAGGGGGATATTTACCACGATTCTGGCAATACACCAATAAATATGGCATGGCAACGCACATTATGTTGGTTCAAGCCATATTAGTGACCTTAATCTCCACCATATTTGTGGTGTTGCCATCGGTACAAGCTGCCTATCAGATCTTAAGTCAATTAACGGTCGTTCTGTATTTGATTATGTATTTATTAATGTTTGCTGCAGCCATCCACCTTAGATACAGTCAACCCAATCGACCACGTCCCTATAAAATACCTGGGGGCGATATGGGCATGTGGATCATTGGTGGTTTAGGCTTTATTGGTTCATTAATAGCATTCCTATTTTCATATATCCCGCCGAATCAAATCTCAGTGGGTAGCCCTGAAGAGTTTGTTGGTTTTCTTGTGTTATTGACGCTATTCTTCGTCGCTGTTCCGCTTATTATTTACCAAATTCGTAAGCCACACTGGAAAGACCCATCAGTGACTGACTTTGCGCCATTCACGTGGGAAATAGAAGATATACATCCCGGAATTATAAATACTTCCGACAAAATCACTCATGAATTAAACAAGTAA
- a CDS encoding putative bifunctional diguanylate cyclase/phosphodiesterase gives MMNEDKIRAIIHQLSDLKYANFANNICIGLTKAIEADFVFIASLNSDKTVATTIALANNDNILDNFSYPLRSTPCTEVIKGGICSLAKNAQHLYPDDKLLAQMDISGYVGISLQDSNNDTTAILVALFHQPITNSSSIESLFLLFSGLIEKDIETQDYIKRLNLSDHIIDESKEAIFISNNRNQIVRINEAFTKTTGYSLDEVYGKNPKMFNSGDHSQQFYEQMWSDIKHKGGWSGEIWNKRKNNEVFPELLTISVIHDAAGEISHYVGSFFDISESVKAKKKIQQQASFDLLTGLANRFFFMETLTKKIKYLKNNKSQPTVYMMDLDLFKEINDLFGEQFGDQLLIKAAERLQSLIKSSDIAARISGDGFALMVNHIANKADMLSLADKITQAFREPFYIQETSIDCRLSIGITHLSEKNKDASSVMKEAEHAMYYVKNNGRDSYRYFTSNMQDEVLQRIELKNDLQNAICNKQLHLVYQPIFSTKSLVIEKFEVLVRWEHNGILISPEIFIPLAEEFMLIKDIGEFVLQESCAQLKRLKSKGFTEIGFNVNRSVYEIPFNERDNDQWLSTINQHQLAPSDICFELTESALASERSNNERLLKHLQDAGCTIALDDFGTGYSSLSYLRRFPIDIIKIDRSFIKDMTVSQDAHILVSTIISMAKALGKTVVAEGVETQEQLHQLIKLDCDFIQGYYLSKPISAQEILPYLTNNTLC, from the coding sequence ATGATGAATGAAGATAAAATAAGAGCGATAATTCATCAATTATCCGATTTAAAATATGCTAACTTCGCCAATAATATCTGTATCGGGTTAACCAAAGCCATTGAAGCTGACTTTGTTTTTATCGCCAGTCTCAACTCAGATAAAACAGTGGCAACAACGATTGCTCTTGCCAATAACGACAACATTTTAGATAACTTCAGTTACCCATTAAGGTCCACCCCTTGTACAGAGGTCATTAAGGGGGGTATCTGTTCACTGGCTAAAAATGCACAGCACTTATACCCTGACGATAAGCTATTGGCTCAGATGGATATTTCAGGCTATGTTGGCATCTCCTTACAAGATAGTAATAATGACACCACCGCTATTCTGGTCGCATTGTTCCATCAGCCAATAACAAACAGCAGTTCAATTGAATCATTGTTCCTCCTTTTTAGTGGTCTTATAGAAAAAGATATTGAAACACAGGACTATATTAAGCGTTTAAATCTAAGTGATCATATTATTGATGAAAGTAAGGAAGCCATATTCATTAGTAATAATAGAAATCAAATAGTACGAATTAACGAAGCATTTACTAAAACGACAGGTTATAGCCTTGATGAAGTTTATGGTAAAAATCCAAAAATGTTCAATTCTGGAGACCACTCGCAACAGTTTTATGAACAGATGTGGTCTGATATAAAACATAAAGGGGGCTGGTCTGGTGAGATATGGAATAAAAGAAAAAATAATGAAGTATTTCCAGAGTTATTAACAATTAGTGTTATTCATGATGCTGCTGGCGAAATATCCCATTATGTTGGTTCCTTCTTCGATATTTCTGAGAGTGTGAAAGCCAAGAAAAAGATTCAGCAACAGGCTAGTTTCGATCTTCTTACTGGTTTGGCTAATCGTTTTTTCTTTATGGAAACATTAACCAAAAAAATTAAATACCTTAAAAACAATAAATCTCAACCTACTGTTTATATGATGGATCTAGATCTTTTTAAAGAGATTAATGATCTATTTGGTGAACAGTTCGGTGATCAATTACTCATTAAAGCTGCAGAGCGCTTACAATCATTAATAAAAAGCAGTGATATTGCAGCTCGAATTAGCGGAGACGGGTTTGCATTAATGGTGAACCACATAGCTAATAAAGCAGATATGCTAAGCCTTGCAGACAAGATAACTCAAGCATTTCGTGAACCTTTTTATATTCAAGAAACGTCTATCGACTGCAGACTTAGCATAGGTATTACCCATCTATCGGAAAAGAACAAAGATGCAAGTTCGGTAATGAAAGAAGCGGAACATGCCATGTATTATGTAAAAAATAACGGTAGAGATTCATACCGCTACTTTACAAGTAATATGCAAGATGAGGTATTGCAACGAATTGAGCTAAAAAACGACCTACAAAATGCGATATGTAATAAACAACTACACCTTGTATACCAACCGATTTTCTCAACAAAAAGCCTTGTAATAGAAAAGTTTGAAGTGTTAGTTCGTTGGGAGCATAACGGCATTTTAATCTCTCCTGAAATATTTATCCCACTTGCAGAAGAATTTATGTTGATCAAAGATATTGGGGAGTTCGTATTACAGGAATCTTGTGCACAATTAAAACGATTAAAATCAAAAGGCTTCACTGAAATAGGATTCAATGTTAATCGCTCTGTTTATGAAATCCCCTTCAATGAAAGAGATAACGATCAATGGTTATCTACAATTAATCAACACCAATTAGCGCCTTCTGATATCTGTTTTGAACTAACGGAAAGTGCCCTAGCTTCTGAGAGAAGTAATAACGAAAGACTGCTTAAACACCTACAAGATGCAGGTTGCACTATCGCACTCGATGATTTTGGTACTGGATATTCATCACTCAGTTACCTTCGCCGTTTTCCAATTGATATTATAAAAATTGACCGTTCTTTTATAAAAGATATGACTGTGAGCCAAGATGCACACATCTTAGTGTCAACTATCATATCAATGGCGAAAGCTCTGGGAAAAACAGTGGTTGCTGAAGGCGTTGAAACACAAGAGCAACTGCATCAATTAATAAAATTAGATTGTGATTTTATTCAAGGTTATTATTTGTCCAAACCCATTTCCGCTCAGGAAATCCTTCCCTATTTAACCAATAACACCCTGTGTTAG
- a CDS encoding porin, whose amino-acid sequence MNKSFIATAIAVLIVSPSISATELYKDAKNQLTLGGYGDFSVLNTNDTTEVVNNASRINFQFSHKLSNGLKAFSTMEWGINPFDSTLVYNRESLFSSQNGDLLNSRLAFIGLSYNQYGSLSFGKQWSAWYDVVGGTDNAFIWGGAAAGEYSLDGSGGIDGVGRADKAIQYRNTIGNFSFTLQTQLQDNTIDLTGFDQVDPDGTSTLTYGNTYGASATYDFSDKLSVSVGGNRGEFKGFNSTTNDSIDTEDEIYGASVSWGTLSGDGLYVSANYNKNKYHETDNSGRLIPDADGVEAMVSYYSDNVRSYLIYNTLSADNYSFMGNDGILQNVTEYNEQSLVPGIAYIWDSTLVTYIEGKIDMSDFVTNGVKSEGDSAVAVGIRYYL is encoded by the coding sequence ATGAATAAGTCATTTATTGCTACAGCTATTGCAGTTCTCATTGTATCACCCTCGATATCTGCTACTGAACTGTATAAAGATGCTAAAAATCAGCTGACATTGGGCGGGTATGGTGATTTTAGTGTTTTGAATACCAATGATACAACAGAGGTTGTTAACAACGCATCACGTATCAACTTTCAGTTTAGTCATAAGCTCAGTAATGGCCTGAAAGCGTTCAGCACCATGGAATGGGGGATCAACCCATTTGATTCTACGTTAGTTTACAACCGTGAGAGTCTGTTCTCTTCACAAAATGGTGATTTGTTAAACAGCCGCTTAGCCTTTATCGGTTTATCCTATAACCAATACGGTAGTCTTTCATTTGGTAAACAATGGAGTGCTTGGTATGACGTCGTCGGCGGCACTGATAACGCCTTTATTTGGGGGGGCGCTGCAGCTGGCGAATATAGCTTGGACGGCTCCGGTGGAATTGATGGTGTCGGTCGAGCTGACAAAGCTATTCAATATAGGAACACCATAGGGAATTTTAGTTTTACCTTGCAAACTCAGTTACAGGATAACACGATTGATCTCACTGGATTTGATCAAGTCGATCCAGATGGAACAAGCACCCTGACCTATGGTAATACCTATGGTGCTTCTGCCACATATGATTTTAGCGATAAACTCAGTGTTTCAGTGGGGGGCAACCGTGGTGAGTTTAAAGGTTTTAATAGTACGACCAATGACAGTATTGATACCGAAGATGAGATCTATGGTGCCAGTGTCTCTTGGGGCACACTGTCAGGCGATGGTCTGTACGTTTCAGCGAACTACAACAAGAATAAATACCATGAAACCGATAATAGTGGACGATTAATTCCTGATGCTGATGGAGTAGAAGCAATGGTGTCCTATTATTCTGATAATGTTCGTTCTTATCTTATCTATAATACCTTGTCTGCTGATAACTATTCCTTCATGGGCAATGATGGGATATTGCAAAATGTCACTGAGTACAATGAGCAGTCTTTGGTGCCAGGGATTGCGTATATATGGGATTCAACACTGGTCACCTATATCGAGGGTAAGATTGATATGAGCGATTTTGTGACCAACGGAGTCAAATCAGAAGGCGACAGTGCTGTCGCTGTGGGGATCCGCTACTACTTGTGA